A window of the Methyloprofundus sp. genome harbors these coding sequences:
- a CDS encoding epoxyqueuosine reductase: MEPAINELPQQIKQWGMQLGFQQVGITDTNLQQAEQRLASWLAQGYHADMDYMHKHGLKRSRPALLQPDTISIISVRMDYLPEAAQEIENTLNNPVAAFISRYALGRDYHKVLRKRLQKLAQRIEQEVGIFGYRAFVDSAPVLEKAIAEKAGLGWIGKHSNIINRKAGSWFFLGEIYTSLPLTLDTRSDNHCGKCTACIDICPTQAIVAPYQVDARKCISYLTIELKGSIPIEYRALMGNRIYGCDDCQLICPWNRFARLSTETDFNPRHNLNAPHLIELFNWTEQEFLSKTEGSAIRRIGYEQWLRNIAVALGNVPASDRIKQTLSSKLLHPSELVKEHVLWALKA, translated from the coding sequence ATGGAACCCGCAATCAATGAACTGCCCCAACAAATAAAACAATGGGGCATGCAACTAGGATTTCAGCAAGTAGGTATCACTGACACTAATTTACAGCAAGCCGAACAACGTTTAGCAAGTTGGCTGGCGCAAGGTTATCATGCAGATATGGACTATATGCATAAGCACGGCTTAAAACGTAGTCGTCCTGCTCTATTACAACCCGACACCATCAGCATTATTTCAGTACGTATGGATTACCTTCCTGAAGCCGCTCAGGAAATTGAAAATACCCTAAATAATCCAGTTGCCGCGTTTATTTCCCGCTATGCCTTAGGCCGTGATTACCATAAAGTATTGCGTAAACGCTTACAAAAATTAGCTCAGCGTATTGAACAAGAAGTAGGCATATTTGGCTATCGTGCTTTTGTGGATTCAGCACCTGTATTAGAAAAAGCCATTGCCGAAAAAGCGGGCTTAGGTTGGATAGGAAAACACAGTAATATTATCAATCGCAAAGCGGGTTCTTGGTTTTTTTTAGGGGAAATCTATACTTCTCTACCGTTAACACTTGATACAAGAAGTGATAACCACTGCGGAAAGTGCACGGCTTGTATTGATATATGCCCAACACAAGCCATTGTCGCCCCCTACCAAGTGGATGCCAGAAAATGCATTTCTTATCTAACTATTGAATTAAAAGGCTCTATCCCTATTGAATATCGAGCGTTAATGGGCAATCGTATTTATGGCTGTGACGATTGTCAGTTAATTTGCCCGTGGAATCGTTTTGCCCGTCTCAGTACTGAAACAGATTTTAACCCTAGACATAACTTAAATGCCCCCCATCTGATAGAACTCTTTAATTGGACTGAGCAAGAATTTTTAAGCAAAACTGAAGGCTCTGCTATTAGGCGGATTGGTTATGAACAGTGGTTACGTAATATTGCGGTTGCGCTGGGTAATGTGCCTGCTTCGGATAGGATAAAACAGACTTTATCTAGCAAACTTCTGCATCCATCTGAGTTAGTCAAAGAACATGTACTTTGGGCATTAAAAGCCTAA
- a CDS encoding DNA helicase II/ATP-dependent DNA helicase PcrA, translating into MDVTAIIDSLNDAQRQAVSAPTRAMLVLAGAGSGKTRVLVHRIAWLIKIEHISPHNILAVTFTNKAAKEMRGRVEDLLNISARSMWIGTFHGLAHRFLRQHSEEAKLPNTFQVIDSDDQLRLIKRLMKSMQIDDKRWPPKQMVWFINAQKDEGIRAKDIPETQDIYLQVQLSIYRAYEDLCARSGLVDFAELLLKAHETLRDNAELLAFYRDRFKHVHVDEFQDTNTIQYAWLRLLTDGQDNLFVVGDDDQSIYGWRGAKIENMFNFQKQYPNHQLVRLEQNYRSTGNILKASNALIACNEGRMGKELRTDSGDGDLISLYSAFNEQDEAYFVVERIRKWVAEGNLRAGVAILYRSNAQSRQFEEKLMATGTPYRVYGGLRFFDRMEIKNALAYLYLMAHKDNDAAFERIINTPTRGVGAKTIDEIRQLAKREELTLWAAMVELIKTEHFTPRAANALKGFAVLINKLIKESDGLDLYEQVKLVIESSGLIAFHKKEKGDKGEARVENLEELVNAARQFEYDEESAEGASELDVFLAHAALESGDAQGDDFEDCVQLMTMHSAKGLEFPMVFMVGLEEGLFPSQQSVDDPGRLEEERRLCYVGMTRAMQLLYISYAESRRLYGKENYPRPSRFLKEIPAEQLQEIRLRANVTKPVAVVPKKKGKVAPSSSGRYKLGQRVSHVKFGEGVILQVDGQGAQERVQINFATAGMKWLMLSYAKLDVL; encoded by the coding sequence ATGGATGTAACGGCAATTATTGATTCTTTAAACGATGCGCAACGACAAGCTGTGTCTGCGCCTACTCGTGCTATGCTGGTATTGGCGGGAGCAGGTAGTGGTAAAACGCGAGTGTTGGTACATCGTATTGCCTGGTTAATTAAAATAGAGCATATTTCACCGCATAATATTCTGGCGGTGACCTTTACCAATAAAGCGGCCAAAGAAATGCGTGGGCGGGTAGAAGACTTACTCAATATTTCTGCACGTTCTATGTGGATAGGTACCTTTCATGGTTTGGCGCACCGATTTTTACGCCAGCATAGTGAAGAGGCTAAGTTACCAAACACCTTTCAAGTGATTGACTCAGATGATCAGCTGCGTTTGATCAAGCGCTTAATGAAGTCAATGCAGATTGATGATAAACGTTGGCCGCCTAAGCAAATGGTCTGGTTTATTAATGCGCAAAAAGATGAAGGCATTCGTGCCAAAGATATTCCGGAGACACAAGATATATACCTACAAGTGCAGCTATCAATCTATCGAGCTTATGAAGATTTATGCGCACGTTCTGGCTTGGTGGATTTTGCAGAGTTATTATTAAAAGCCCATGAAACCTTACGTGATAATGCTGAATTATTAGCTTTTTACCGTGATCGCTTTAAACATGTGCATGTGGATGAATTTCAAGATACCAATACTATTCAATATGCGTGGTTACGATTATTAACGGATGGCCAAGATAATTTATTTGTGGTTGGTGATGATGATCAATCCATTTATGGTTGGCGCGGTGCCAAAATTGAAAATATGTTCAATTTTCAAAAGCAATACCCTAATCATCAGTTAGTGCGCTTAGAGCAGAATTACCGTTCTACAGGCAATATTTTAAAAGCCTCCAATGCACTGATTGCCTGTAATGAAGGGCGTATGGGCAAAGAGTTGCGTACTGATAGTGGTGATGGTGATTTAATTTCCTTATATTCTGCTTTTAATGAACAAGATGAAGCATATTTTGTCGTTGAACGGATCAGGAAGTGGGTAGCAGAAGGCAATTTACGTGCTGGTGTTGCTATTCTGTACCGCTCCAATGCGCAATCGCGGCAATTTGAAGAAAAATTAATGGCCACGGGTACACCGTATCGAGTTTATGGTGGCTTACGCTTTTTTGATCGCATGGAAATCAAAAATGCCTTGGCTTATTTATACCTAATGGCACATAAAGATAATGATGCGGCTTTTGAACGCATTATTAATACCCCAACTCGTGGCGTGGGTGCTAAGACCATTGATGAAATTCGGCAACTTGCTAAACGTGAAGAGCTGACTTTATGGGCGGCCATGGTTGAACTTATTAAAACAGAGCATTTTACGCCGCGTGCTGCTAACGCTCTAAAAGGCTTTGCTGTTTTGATTAATAAGTTGATCAAAGAGTCTGACGGTTTGGATTTGTATGAGCAAGTGAAGTTGGTAATTGAATCCAGCGGTTTGATTGCCTTTCATAAAAAAGAGAAGGGCGATAAAGGCGAAGCGCGAGTAGAAAACTTAGAAGAACTGGTCAATGCAGCGCGCCAATTTGAATATGATGAGGAGAGTGCTGAAGGGGCTAGTGAACTGGATGTATTTTTAGCGCATGCGGCTTTAGAATCAGGTGATGCGCAAGGTGATGACTTTGAGGATTGCGTGCAGTTAATGACTATGCATAGTGCTAAAGGGCTGGAGTTTCCAATGGTCTTTATGGTAGGTCTAGAAGAAGGGTTATTTCCTTCGCAGCAATCAGTCGATGATCCAGGTCGTTTAGAAGAAGAGCGACGCTTGTGTTATGTGGGGATGACTCGAGCGATGCAATTACTCTATATAAGTTATGCGGAATCACGACGTTTATATGGTAAGGAAAATTACCCAAGACCTTCACGATTTTTAAAAGAAATTCCGGCAGAGCAGTTACAGGAAATTCGTTTACGCGCTAATGTGACGAAGCCTGTTGCAGTCGTGCCGAAAAAGAAAGGCAAGGTTGCACCAAGTTCTAGTGGTCGTTATAAGTTGGGGCAACGCGTGAGTCATGTGAAATTTGGTGAAGGGGTGATCTTGCAGGTTGATGGGCAAGGTGCACAAGAGCGTGTGCAGATTAATTTTGCCACTGCTGGAATGAAATGGTTGATGTTGTCTTATGCCAAGCTAGATGTATTGTAG
- a CDS encoding membrane protein → MHKVINYFREGMWQQPQMNATESNLKKHALHYLKIFTLSAYGFINDHGSLRASALTLYTVLSIVPIIAMLFGIAKGFGFEKTLEQQILEQVPEQDSLILQLIEMAKNMLGTTQGGLVAGIGIIVLFWTVLKVISNIEESFNHIWHVKKARSIGRKLSDYLSLMLLAPVMIIAANSINIFVQVQLTKLINVIALPGTFIALHLLSYLPIIILWGLFSFIFIFMPNTKVTYRAGFFAGIIAGTIYYIVQFLYVSLQVGVSSYNAIYGSFAALPLFLIWLQIAWIIVLFGSELSFYFQNIELYQFNQKYQKLSFCSKTNIAIHIMHAIKQRFAEVSTKPYSAEEISLELQIPISIVQIVMSELLSSQLVSQIIDDDTEDISYQPAHDMQLLTDEAVVEALKNNGEMYTIPSSQG, encoded by the coding sequence ATGCATAAAGTAATCAACTATTTTCGTGAGGGCATGTGGCAACAACCACAAATGAACGCCACTGAATCAAACTTAAAAAAACACGCATTACATTATTTAAAAATCTTCACTTTATCCGCTTATGGCTTTATTAATGATCATGGCAGCTTAAGAGCTTCCGCATTAACCTTGTACACTGTCTTATCAATTGTGCCCATTATCGCCATGCTATTCGGCATAGCCAAAGGCTTTGGCTTTGAAAAAACCTTAGAACAACAGATACTGGAACAAGTTCCTGAGCAAGACAGCCTGATATTGCAACTAATAGAAATGGCCAAAAACATGCTAGGCACAACCCAAGGCGGCCTAGTAGCAGGTATTGGGATTATTGTGCTATTTTGGACTGTACTGAAAGTGATCAGTAATATTGAAGAATCATTTAACCATATCTGGCATGTCAAAAAAGCACGCTCTATAGGCCGCAAACTTAGCGATTACCTCTCTTTAATGCTATTAGCACCAGTCATGATCATTGCGGCCAATAGTATTAATATTTTTGTACAAGTACAGTTAACCAAGCTCATTAATGTTATTGCTTTGCCTGGGACGTTTATTGCCCTACACCTACTCAGTTACTTACCCATCATTATTTTATGGGGCTTGTTTAGCTTTATCTTCATTTTTATGCCCAATACCAAAGTCACCTATCGTGCCGGCTTTTTTGCAGGCATTATTGCAGGCACCATCTATTATATAGTGCAATTTTTATACGTCTCTTTGCAAGTAGGCGTATCGAGCTACAACGCCATTTACGGTAGCTTTGCCGCCCTACCCCTATTCTTAATCTGGCTACAAATTGCGTGGATCATTGTCTTATTTGGTTCAGAATTATCGTTTTATTTTCAAAATATTGAACTGTATCAATTCAATCAAAAATACCAGAAGCTAAGTTTTTGCTCGAAAACCAATATTGCAATACATATTATGCATGCAATAAAGCAACGTTTTGCAGAGGTGAGTACAAAGCCCTACTCTGCTGAAGAAATAAGTTTAGAGTTGCAGATTCCTATTTCTATTGTGCAAATTGTGATGTCTGAGCTACTAAGCAGCCAACTGGTTTCACAAATCATTGATGATGACACTGAAGATATTAGCTATCAACCTGCACATGATATGCAGTTATTAACTGATGAGGCTGTTGTGGAGGCATTAAAGAACAATGGAGAAATGTATACAATCCCTAGTAGCCAAGGATAA